Below is a window of Candidatus Bathyarchaeota archaeon DNA.
GAAGATGTGCTCTGCAATGGAGGAAAAGTTCTTCAAGGCACTTAGGAAAGGATGGCATATTATTACGGTTGAAGAGCTAAAGGATAGGCTCGATAGGGAGGAGAAGATCTTTCTACTCGATGTAAGAGAGCTTGACGAATTCTCGTCGGGGCATATCGAAGGTGCAGTCAATATTCCGATCCATGATGTGCCCAACAGGATGAAAGAACTACCAGAGGAGCTTGATCATCCGATAGTTGTGATGTGCCTGAGCGGTGCACGATCTGCATATGCCACGATGTTTCTAAGGGTATTCGGCTACAACAATGTCAAAAACCTCGATTTCGGGATGAGCGGATGGATGAACAAAGGTTTTCCTGTTGCAAAAGAGGTGTGAATACCTCATGCATGCATTTTCTATTTTGCTGATTATTGTCTAGAAGAAGGTTTCACAAATCTTTTCTACCTAACAGAAAGTATACTGCTCCGTCCATGCAAGGGAAAGGAGGTGATATTTTGAATAAGAAGATACTTGTCATTGCTCTTGTCATATTGGTTGTGAGTGGCGCTGGTGCGATTTTTATGACTGCGGGTGTGATTGCACCTGCCAGACCGCAAGTATACGGCAAATACAACTTCGTGGTTGAGATTGACGGAATAGCACAAGCAGGGTTCAGAGAGGTAGAAGGATTGAACGCCACAGTGGAAGTCTGGGAATATAGAGAAGGAACCGAACAGACGACCGTTAGATTGGAGCCAGGCGTAGCACGGTATGGTCCTCTAGTTTTAAGATGGGGAGTCACGCAGAACGCGGAATTGTGGAGCTGGATGGAACAAACACTTCAAGGGAACATCGAGAGGAAGAACATATCAGTGATAATTCTCAACCAGAAACGTGAAGAAGTGGTCAGATACAACCTAGAGGATGCTTGGCCAAGCAGTTTTAATGTAGATACACTGGACAGTCAAGATTCAGGACCAGCGATTGAAGAACTGGTGATCCAATATGAAGGACTTGACCGAGTAGGCTCCCTTGACTAGTATACAAGCTCATATGTATACAACTTTCCCTTTTTTCTGTTGCCATTTCGCATGCATACATAGATTGATGTTGAATACCGATTCGTGCTTCATAACTTTAATAAGTTTTTGACCAGCAGTCAGACACAAGCGCATGTCGCGAAATGTGTGCTTCCCTTCTTCAAGAGAGGGGCCACACATACCCTTCCAGGGTAATGACGAAGGAATTTTATGCATGCAAATAGTCTATGTAGCGGCCCTAACTCTATATAGGAAAAGCCGAGTTCGTCTATTCCCAAACGAGTGGAAGGTTTCCCCCATACGGAAGTCCGGTCGGAAACAAGATTTTGATTAGCCGTACAGCCCATTTTCCACCACTCACTCTAACGCTAGGATTTTTGACCAATTCACTAATGTCTTTGTATCCTGTTATCAGAGGATTTAGACACGACAGCGGAATATCGAGTTGATAGTCGCTCCTGGCACCATTTGTGCCAACTGATACGGTTCCATGATTGATCTCCAGAACGGCGAACTCCTCCTCACTTAGAATTTTCAATGTACACTCTCGATTATGAAACTCAGAATGGCGGAGTCTACGCTCGAATTCTTTCTCCATCTTGGTCAAGAACATAACAAGATTCAGAAGTCTCGCCATACCAGCTCCACTACCACTTCGTATTCGTATCTCACAATCATGCCAGAAAGCAAAGCGAGCGAACGGATGATCAGGATTAATAATGCAGTAGAATTCCTTCAAACTCTTTCTTTTTGCTATTTCAAGGATATGGTTGAAAATGACCCCGCAAGCTTCGTTGTTCAAAACACCTATTTCATGGGCGCATGGACGGCCCCAATCTGTTCCAACAGCGAGATATCCTATCACTTGCCCCTTCTTATCTATGAGAGTCTCGAGTTTAGCTTCGGAGCCTCCAGGTTTCCATTCCCACATTGTTGCCGACCGTACTTCAGCGCAAGTTCTCGTGGCTGTGTTACTGTGATAGATCTGCGTAATTTGTTCTAAATCGGCTTCTGTGAACGATCTAAATTCATATGACTCCTTTTCCGATGAGTCATCTTGTTTAGGTTTTATAACAATCTCGGTCTTCACCATAGCAGGTGAATATCCATAGTGTGGATAGAGCCATGGGTTTCCCCATAATATTGTTATGTCAAAACCTTGAGTCTTCATGTATTGAATGGCGTTCCTCATCACTGCTGAGCAATAACCCTTTCTTTGATAGTCAGGATGAGTTGCAACAGGAGCAACAATTGCACCGTTCAATATAGCTGTTTCAATCCTCAACGGCCGCCTTATAAGCATCATAATACTCACAACCTTTCCGTCGACCTTTGCTACGCGTAAATCTCCTTTCTGGAAGTTTGGATCTTCACTAGTTGTGGCCTTGATGATAGTGTTCTCTAGTCTGGACTGCTTGAACGCCTTACTCACTATGTCACAGATTTCTGCATATTCTTCGGGATCAGCAGCCTCAACTATCATTTCTCATCACAGTGATCATCAGATATCAACATCTCGACAAGTCATGCATGCATCGGTAGTTACACAATTCATTTTAGCTTTTTGCATGTATGCGTGCGGACTAGATTATTGTTGTAGAAGTGTGTTCTGTATACTCAGCTGCAAAGACCCATGCATGCAAAAGTCCTAAAACACGTTGAAAAGGTTTGTTAGAATGTGTCTGGAGATATCCCCCGCATTTCCCCCTTTTTTTATGCATAAGCATTTGGACACATTCACCGAGATGTTTCCAGAGGAGTTGACATCAACCTCTGAACGTTAGAGTGTCTGACAAACACTCATCCTTTTTGTGTTCCAATGCTCGCGCTATTGCGCGTGCCAATGAAGCAATTTGGCAATCAGTCTTTTTCGCTTAAGGTCTATTTGCAGTGTCCTGTTGTTCATGCAACCTAGGCAGATATTAAGACCGCACATTAGACCATCATGAAAAACAAACTTGCAGGGGTAAACGACCTTGACGACATCACCGCAACAGTCACAAAACAAAGGATTCACAATCCTAGCCTTTCTCCATTTAAACTGAGAATGACAGGTTTTAAAAAGAAAGTTTCGTGCGTAGAATGGTTAGTGATTCGAACTATTTGAGAAGATGGATATGTTGTGTTCTGCGTAGCAAGCGGACCGCAGGGAAGAGGTCAACACGTATGCGCGCGCATGGTGTGTTCTGACCCGTGCATACTTGGTTGTCCATTAACCGTCGTCCATTAACGTCTCCATTGGTTGGGGTAGATTTTTATCCTTATTGGCTCATTGTTAGGGCTATGACAGGCAAAAAGCACTTTTCATCTGAAGAAGCCAAGAGGGTTGGTGAAGCACTCAATATTGATTGGAGCAAGTTTGATGTTGAGCAGTTCAGAATGGGAATGGATGTCGAATTGGAACATGGACTGGAAGACGTTAATACCAATGTCACAGACGATGATTCGCTTGTGACTGGCAAGATAGCTTTGGCACATTTGAATGAATTTCCGGATTACTACACGAGACTTGAGAAGATGGAAGAAGAAGCAGAAGAGTTCCACAAGAGCCAAAAGCACTAATGTGACGCGTGTTTGCACGCTTGCATGGGTCTGGTTCAGTTGACTGGGAAATCTCACTGGTGTTTGCCCTTTCAATAGGAATTGCCCTGCCTCTTTTGTGGACTTTGAGAATCAAGGAAAAACTATGAGTATCTAGCTTTCTTCTCGAACTGTGGTGATGTCACCCGCACTTTCCCCTTTTTTTGGTTTCATGCATGCAGATCCGTTCCATGCATGCATGATGTTGGCAAAAGCTTATTTTTTCCTTTTCTTCTTTTTCTGTTTCTTTTCAAGTTCCCTTTCAAGCTCTTCAACCATACTCTCCAACTCTGCCGTGAAATCTTTTGCAAATTTACTTAAAATCTGTAGCTGTTGTGGTGTCATAATTTTTTGTTGCAATGTCATACCTATCTCCATCGTATCTTGATCCACAACCACAGTAACATTGTCTAAGATGAATTTCCAAACTTTCTGCATTTTCATATTATTGATTTGTTCATCTGTAAAGCCTTCACTACGCAGAGCATTTAGCATCCACTGCTTGGTGCTCTCTGCCTCTTTGCTGTCTAATCCTTTCTTCTTTGCCTTTTCAAAAAACTCCTTGAAAGCCATTTCCACAGATTTTTTCCTGCTATTCATCCTCACCATTCGCTAACTGAGTTCTTGATGTTCTTTAGCTTTTGCATGGGTTTGCATGCATGCTCACGTGCAATATAAGTAGAAAAGACGGAAGGTTAAGGGTGGCTTGAATACGTTACTACATGGACGGCTACAGGCTATTTCGAAAGAGAAAGTGAAGAAGCTATGAGCGTTACGACAGAAGCAGGAGCATTTGTCCTAACGTTCCCACTATGGAGATATCACCCGCAAAACCCCTCTTTTTTCTGCAACTGAACTATTCTGTCCAGTAAACCCATCCGTTTGATACCTTGGATTTTTTCAAGACTCCCCTTTTCACTCTTCTAGCGAGAAAATTAGGAATTTTGTCCTCTTTGCCCTTAGTCGAGAGATCTTTAGACTCTAAGGCTTTGACCACATGCTCTAGCGTTCTCCTATTGGGATGTTTGAAGAATCCCTCACGAATTAGTCCTTCAAGCGCCTGATACATATGATAGCCCCAGGTTTGAGGCCCCTTGCGCCGTGCCGCGCGCGAGAAAATCGGCTGGATATCAAACTCATCAACCATAGCGCTCA
It encodes the following:
- a CDS encoding rhodanese-like domain-containing protein, with translation MSLREKMCSAMEEKFFKALRKGWHIITVEELKDRLDREEKIFLLDVRELDEFSSGHIEGAVNIPIHDVPNRMKELPEELDHPIVVMCLSGARSAYATMFLRVFGYNNVKNLDFGMSGWMNKGFPVAKEV
- a CDS encoding phage tail protein is translated as MSRRRFHKSFLPNRKYTAPSMQGKGGDILNKKILVIALVILVVSGAGAIFMTAGVIAPARPQVYGKYNFVVEIDGIAQAGFREVEGLNATVEVWEYREGTEQTTVRLEPGVARYGPLVLRWGVTQNAELWSWMEQTLQGNIERKNISVIILNQKREEVVRYNLEDAWPSSFNVDTLDSQDSGPAIEELVIQYEGLDRVGSLD
- a CDS encoding GNAT family N-acetyltransferase; protein product: MIVEAADPEEYAEICDIVSKAFKQSRLENTIIKATTSEDPNFQKGDLRVAKVDGKVVSIMMLIRRPLRIETAILNGAIVAPVATHPDYQRKGYCSAVMRNAIQYMKTQGFDITILWGNPWLYPHYGYSPAMVKTEIVIKPKQDDSSEKESYEFRSFTEADLEQITQIYHSNTATRTCAEVRSATMWEWKPGGSEAKLETLIDKKGQVIGYLAVGTDWGRPCAHEIGVLNNEACGVIFNHILEIAKRKSLKEFYCIINPDHPFARFAFWHDCEIRIRSGSGAGMARLLNLVMFLTKMEKEFERRLRHSEFHNRECTLKILSEEEFAVLEINHGTVSVGTNGARSDYQLDIPLSCLNPLITGYKDISELVKNPSVRVSGGKWAVRLIKILFPTGLPYGGNLPLVWE